The following are encoded in a window of Streptomyces sp. SAT1 genomic DNA:
- a CDS encoding putative bifunctional diguanylate cyclase/phosphodiesterase: MEPTESASPHSRLRRMTGAWRGRGRRTGQRSRPDRRTAPPGHPGRAARPYAVTEVRAPVRPPGEHLSGLPGTGTGTRPSRPALPAVVASAAALTLGAGFYGAFTAGHALFPSGTAGWSLAVLTGVIVGHLVMLGRARWWGGTGSGAALTLAVLLLYGWVPAGLVSLTVVVLVGVARRHRWRPGVLHGSVDILGIAAAALLLGAFGRVPTVEHPWDPGTWTVYTALQVVLVAAVYLAVTRVLLWYLHSPRTDPVPTVARTALVRQGLVAVALLGIAPLVCVVAVAEPVLLPLFAIPLIALDSTLWIARARAEEQLRDPLTGLPNRQWLLERIWTALDDAERIGARAALMLIDLDRFRSVNDTLGHLAGDRLLLQIADRLRQALPRGAEAARLGGDEFAVLLPVADSTTSATRIARGLVTTLSSPLDLDGLTLVLEASAGVAVFPDHALDAEGMLRRADVAMYQAKRDRTGVEAYESKRDSNTPDRLGLLGDLRRALDAHEVQLHYQPKVRFDGQVAGLEALVRWVHPERGKVPPDEFIAIAESSGLMPHLTEYVLETALGQVAAWRAQGLFVPVAVNVSPRDVHTPGFAGSVAARLARHGVPAGALQLEITEHVLLEDPQRAADTLAGLTAHGVKMSLDDFGTGYSSLVHLRRLPVSELKIDRSFVARLAVDTEDAEIVRCTVDLAHSLGLLVVAEGVEDDETWERLRDLRCDAVQGWLVAAAMPPEETTAWLRARGSRGWIRPAAALPAVATDE, from the coding sequence ATGGAACCGACCGAGAGCGCCTCCCCGCACTCACGGCTGCGCCGGATGACCGGTGCGTGGCGCGGACGGGGGAGGCGGACGGGACAGCGTTCGCGCCCGGACCGGCGCACCGCACCGCCGGGGCACCCGGGCCGCGCCGCCCGGCCGTACGCGGTCACGGAGGTCCGCGCCCCCGTCCGCCCGCCCGGTGAGCACCTGTCAGGGCTGCCCGGCACCGGGACCGGCACGCGTCCGTCCCGGCCGGCCCTGCCCGCGGTGGTCGCCTCGGCCGCCGCCCTCACCCTCGGCGCCGGTTTCTACGGCGCGTTCACCGCGGGTCACGCCCTCTTCCCGTCCGGCACGGCCGGCTGGTCGCTGGCCGTGCTCACCGGCGTCATCGTCGGCCACCTGGTCATGCTCGGCCGGGCCCGCTGGTGGGGCGGCACCGGCTCCGGCGCCGCCCTCACCCTCGCCGTGCTGCTGCTCTACGGCTGGGTGCCGGCCGGACTGGTCAGCCTCACCGTCGTCGTCCTGGTCGGGGTGGCCCGGCGCCACCGCTGGCGCCCCGGCGTGCTGCACGGCTCCGTCGACATCCTCGGCATCGCCGCCGCCGCCCTGCTGCTCGGTGCCTTCGGCCGGGTGCCGACCGTGGAGCACCCCTGGGACCCGGGCACCTGGACCGTGTACACCGCCCTCCAGGTGGTGCTCGTCGCCGCCGTCTACCTGGCGGTGACCCGCGTCCTGCTCTGGTACCTGCACTCCCCGCGCACCGACCCGGTGCCCACCGTGGCCCGCACCGCGCTCGTCAGACAGGGCCTGGTCGCGGTGGCCCTGCTCGGCATCGCGCCGCTGGTCTGCGTCGTCGCCGTCGCCGAACCGGTCCTGCTGCCGCTGTTCGCCATTCCGCTCATCGCCCTGGACTCCACCCTGTGGATCGCCCGCGCCCGCGCCGAGGAGCAGTTGCGCGACCCGCTGACCGGGCTGCCCAACCGGCAGTGGCTGCTGGAGCGCATCTGGACCGCCCTGGACGACGCCGAGCGCATCGGCGCGCGCGCCGCCCTGATGCTGATCGACCTCGACCGCTTCCGCTCGGTCAACGACACCCTCGGGCACCTCGCCGGGGACCGGCTGCTGCTCCAGATCGCCGACCGGCTGCGGCAGGCGCTGCCGCGCGGGGCGGAGGCCGCGCGGCTCGGCGGGGACGAGTTCGCCGTGTTACTGCCCGTCGCCGACTCCACGACCTCGGCGACCCGTATCGCGCGCGGCCTGGTCACCACGCTCAGCTCGCCCCTCGACCTCGACGGGCTCACCCTCGTCCTGGAGGCCAGCGCCGGGGTCGCCGTCTTCCCCGACCACGCCCTGGACGCCGAGGGCATGCTGCGCCGGGCGGACGTGGCGATGTACCAGGCCAAGCGGGACCGCACCGGCGTGGAGGCGTACGAGTCCAAGCGGGACTCCAACACCCCCGACCGGCTCGGGCTCCTGGGCGACCTGCGCCGGGCCCTGGACGCCCACGAGGTGCAGCTGCACTACCAGCCCAAGGTGCGCTTCGACGGCCAGGTGGCCGGCCTGGAGGCGCTGGTGCGCTGGGTGCACCCCGAGCGCGGCAAGGTGCCGCCGGACGAGTTCATAGCCATCGCCGAGTCCTCCGGGCTGATGCCCCATCTGACGGAGTACGTGCTGGAGACCGCCCTCGGGCAGGTCGCCGCGTGGCGCGCGCAGGGCCTGTTCGTGCCGGTGGCCGTCAATGTCTCCCCGCGCGATGTGCACACCCCCGGCTTCGCCGGTTCGGTGGCCGCCCGCCTCGCCCGGCACGGCGTCCCGGCGGGCGCCCTCCAGCTGGAGATCACCGAGCATGTCCTCCTGGAGGACCCGCAGCGGGCCGCCGACACCCTGGCGGGCCTGACCGCGCACGGCGTGAAGATGTCCCTGGACGACTTCGGCACCGGCTACTCCTCGCTGGTGCACCTGCGCAGGCTGCCGGTGAGCGAGCTGAAGATCGACCGCTCGTTCGTGGCCCGCCTCGCGGTGGACACCGAGGACGCCGAGATCGTGCGCTGCACCGTCGACCTCGCCCACTCCCTCGGCCTCCTCGTCGTCGCCGAGGGCGTCGAGGACGACGAGACCTGGGAGCGGCTGCGCGACCTGCGCTGCGACGCCGTACAGGGCTGGCTGGTCGCCGCCGCGATGCCCCCCGAGGAGACCACGGCCTGGCTCCGCGCCCGCGGCTCCCGAGGCTGGATCCGCCCGGCGGCGGCCCTGCCCGCGGTGGCGACGGACGAGTGA
- a CDS encoding TetR/AcrR family transcriptional regulator translates to MTIQKRRERERADRERLIVTAARELAEAEGWDAVTTRRLAAEIEYSQPVLYSHFKGKGAIMAAVAVQGCAELAVELRAARTAASGVRQALTAVGETYTAFARRRPALYDAIFTHETELPFATPEAPAALHEAFGELLAAVAPVAAEGDDPALLTETYWAGLHGLVTLMRSGRLPEAAHEQRLALLTSRFAPPGTD, encoded by the coding sequence ATGACCATCCAGAAGCGCCGGGAGCGCGAACGAGCGGACCGCGAACGGCTGATCGTGACGGCCGCGCGGGAACTGGCCGAGGCGGAGGGCTGGGACGCGGTCACCACCCGCCGGCTCGCCGCCGAGATCGAGTACAGCCAGCCGGTCCTCTACAGCCACTTCAAGGGCAAGGGCGCGATCATGGCGGCGGTCGCGGTGCAGGGCTGCGCGGAACTCGCCGTCGAGCTGCGCGCGGCGCGTACGGCGGCCTCGGGCGTACGCCAGGCGCTCACCGCGGTGGGCGAGACGTACACCGCCTTCGCCCGGCGGCGGCCCGCGCTCTACGACGCGATCTTCACCCACGAGACCGAGCTGCCGTTCGCCACTCCCGAGGCTCCGGCGGCCCTCCACGAGGCGTTCGGCGAACTGCTCGCGGCGGTCGCCCCCGTAGCGGCCGAGGGCGACGATCCCGCACTCCTCACGGAGACGTACTGGGCCGGTCTGCACGGCCTGGTCACCCTGATGCGCAGCGGCCGCCTCCCGGAAGCCGCCCACGAACAGCGCCTCGCCCTCCTGACCAGCCGCTTCGCCCCACCCGGCACGGACTGA
- a CDS encoding DUF4267 domain-containing protein has protein sequence MTVTAYTLAVVLDLFCVFLGYRFLFQPGPAAAGYGVPADPSGDAGAYLTIKGLRDGTLGVVGLALLAFAGAGAEAWFLLCVALVPLGDTLIVLRHGGTKAVAFGIHFATAVVVLIGAGLLFAL, from the coding sequence GTGACCGTCACCGCGTACACCCTGGCCGTCGTGCTCGACCTGTTCTGCGTGTTCCTCGGCTACCGCTTCCTGTTCCAGCCCGGCCCGGCCGCCGCCGGCTACGGCGTCCCCGCCGACCCGTCCGGCGACGCCGGCGCCTATCTGACGATCAAGGGCCTCAGGGACGGCACCCTCGGCGTCGTGGGCCTGGCGCTGCTGGCCTTCGCGGGCGCCGGGGCCGAGGCGTGGTTCCTGCTCTGCGTGGCCCTCGTGCCGCTCGGCGACACCCTGATAGTCCTGCGCCACGGCGGCACGAAGGCCGTCGCCTTCGGGATCCACTTCGCCACGGCGGTCGTCGTGCTGATCGGCGCCGGACTGCTCTTCGCCCTGTGA
- the gatC gene encoding Asp-tRNA(Asn)/Glu-tRNA(Gln) amidotransferase subunit GatC, translated as MPGITREEVAHLARLARLELKPEELDHFAGQLDDIIGAVARVSEVADQDVPPTSHPLPLTNVMRADEVRPSLTPEQALSGAPAQEQQRFKVPQILGEE; from the coding sequence ATGCCTGGCATCACGCGCGAGGAGGTCGCCCACCTCGCCCGGCTGGCGCGTCTGGAGCTGAAGCCCGAAGAGCTCGACCACTTCGCGGGACAGCTGGACGACATCATCGGCGCGGTGGCCCGCGTCAGTGAGGTCGCCGACCAAGACGTACCGCCGACCTCCCACCCGCTGCCGCTGACGAACGTCATGCGCGCGGACGAGGTCCGTCCGTCGCTCACCCCCGAGCAGGCGCTGTCCGGCGCCCCGGCCCAGGAGCAGCAGCGTTTCAAGGTGCCGCAGATCCTGGGGGAGGAGTAA
- the gatA gene encoding Asp-tRNA(Asn)/Glu-tRNA(Gln) amidotransferase subunit GatA yields MTDIIKLTAAETAARIASGELTAVEVTEAHLARIDAVDEKVHAFLHVDREGALAQARAVDEKRERGEKLGPLAGVPLALKDIFTTEGVPTTVGSKILEGWIPPYDATLTKRLKDAGVVILGKTNMDEFAMGSSTENSAYGPTGNPWDLTRIPGGSGGGSSAALASYQAPLAIGTDTGGSIRQPAAVTGTVGVKPTYGAVSRYGMVAFSSSLDQGGPCARTVLDAALLHEVIAGHDPLDSTSIDAPVPPVVEAARNGSVAGMRVGVVKQFRGEGYQAGVIQRFDESVGVLRELGAEIVELDCPSFDLALSAYYLIAPSECSSNLARFDGLRYGLRTGDDGTRSAEDVTSLTREAGFGPEVKRRVMLGTYALSSGYYDAYYGSAQKVRTLIKQDFDAAFEQVDVIVSPTTPTTAFAIGERADDPMAMYLADLCTIPTNLAGNAAMSLPCGLAPEDNLPVGLQIIAPVMKDDRLYKVGAAVEAAFVEKWGHPLLEEAPSL; encoded by the coding sequence ATGACGGACATCATCAAGCTCACCGCCGCCGAGACCGCCGCGAGGATCGCCTCCGGCGAGCTCACGGCCGTCGAGGTGACCGAGGCGCACCTGGCCCGGATCGACGCCGTCGACGAGAAGGTGCACGCCTTCCTGCACGTCGACCGCGAGGGCGCCCTCGCCCAGGCCCGCGCCGTGGACGAGAAGCGCGAGCGCGGGGAGAAGCTCGGCCCGCTGGCCGGCGTCCCCCTCGCGCTCAAGGACATCTTCACCACCGAGGGCGTGCCGACCACCGTCGGTTCCAAGATCCTCGAAGGCTGGATCCCGCCGTACGACGCGACGCTCACCAAGCGCCTCAAGGACGCCGGTGTCGTCATCCTCGGCAAGACCAACATGGACGAGTTCGCCATGGGCTCCTCCACCGAGAACAGCGCCTACGGCCCCACCGGCAACCCCTGGGACCTCACCCGGATCCCCGGCGGCTCCGGCGGCGGCTCCTCCGCCGCGCTCGCCTCCTACCAGGCACCGCTGGCCATCGGCACCGACACCGGCGGCTCCATCCGCCAGCCGGCCGCCGTCACCGGCACGGTCGGCGTCAAGCCGACCTACGGCGCGGTCTCCCGCTACGGCATGGTGGCCTTCTCCTCCTCGCTGGACCAGGGCGGCCCCTGTGCCCGCACGGTCCTGGACGCGGCCCTGCTGCACGAGGTGATCGCCGGGCACGACCCGCTGGACTCCACCTCCATCGACGCGCCGGTCCCGCCGGTCGTCGAGGCCGCGCGCAACGGCAGCGTGGCGGGCATGCGCGTCGGCGTGGTCAAGCAGTTCCGCGGCGAGGGCTACCAGGCCGGCGTCATCCAGCGCTTCGACGAGTCCGTCGGGGTGCTCAGGGAGCTGGGCGCCGAGATCGTCGAGCTGGACTGCCCGTCCTTCGACCTGGCCCTCTCGGCGTACTACCTGATCGCGCCCTCGGAGTGCTCCTCCAACCTGGCCCGCTTCGACGGCCTGCGCTACGGCCTGCGCACCGGCGACGACGGCACCCGTTCGGCGGAGGACGTCACCTCCCTCACCCGTGAGGCGGGCTTCGGCCCCGAGGTCAAGCGCCGCGTCATGCTCGGCACCTACGCGCTCAGCTCCGGCTACTACGACGCGTACTACGGCAGTGCCCAGAAGGTCCGTACGCTGATCAAGCAGGACTTCGACGCGGCGTTCGAGCAGGTCGACGTGATCGTCTCCCCGACGACCCCGACCACCGCCTTCGCGATCGGCGAGCGCGCCGACGACCCGATGGCGATGTACCTGGCCGATCTGTGCACCATCCCCACCAACCTGGCGGGCAACGCGGCCATGTCCCTGCCCTGCGGTCTGGCCCCGGAGGACAACCTCCCGGTCGGCCTGCAGATCATCGCCCCGGTGATGAAGGACGACCGTCTCTACAAGGTGGGCGCCGCCGTCGAGGCCGCGTTCGTGGAAAAGTGGGGACACCCGCTGCTCGAGGAGGCTCCGTCGCTGTGA
- the gatB gene encoding Asp-tRNA(Asn)/Glu-tRNA(Gln) amidotransferase subunit GatB yields the protein MTTTTDLVSYEDALASYDPVMGLEVHVELGTKTKMFCGCSTALGAEPNSQTCPVCLGMPGALPVVNATGVESAIKIGLALNCSIAEWCRFARKNYFYPDMPKNFQTSQYDEPIAFDGYLDVQLEDGETFRVEIERAHMEEDTGKSTHVGGATGRIHGASHSLLDYNRAGIPLIEIVTKPIVGAGERAPEVAKAYVRELREVIRALGVSEARMEMGQMRCDVNLSLMPKDADKFGTRSETKNVNSLRSVERAARFEIQRHAAVLSSGGTIVQETRHFHEDTGSTTSGRIKEEAEDYRYFPEPDLVPVAPSREWVEQLRAALPEPPLARRTRLLAEWGITATDMQAILNAGALDLIVATIDAGSDATSARKWWMGELARSANESGSSLDELAITPQQVARVTELVTSGDLNDKLARQVIEGVLAGEGTPDEVVDKRGLKVVSDEGALTAAVDEAIAGNPGVADKIRGGKVAAAGALVGAVMKATRGQADAARVKELILEKLGVSEG from the coding sequence GTGACCACCACGACCGACCTGGTGTCGTACGAGGACGCGCTGGCGTCGTACGACCCCGTCATGGGCCTTGAGGTCCATGTCGAACTCGGCACCAAGACGAAGATGTTCTGCGGCTGTTCGACGGCGCTCGGCGCCGAGCCGAACTCCCAGACCTGCCCGGTCTGCCTCGGCATGCCCGGCGCGCTCCCGGTCGTCAACGCGACCGGCGTCGAGTCCGCGATCAAGATCGGCCTCGCGCTGAACTGCTCGATCGCCGAATGGTGCCGCTTCGCCCGGAAGAACTACTTCTATCCGGACATGCCGAAGAACTTCCAGACCTCCCAGTACGACGAGCCGATCGCCTTCGACGGCTACCTCGACGTGCAGCTGGAGGACGGCGAGACCTTCCGCGTGGAGATCGAGCGCGCCCACATGGAGGAGGACACCGGCAAGTCGACGCACGTCGGCGGTGCCACCGGCCGCATCCACGGCGCGTCCCACTCCCTGCTCGACTACAACCGCGCCGGCATCCCGCTCATCGAGATCGTCACCAAGCCGATCGTCGGGGCCGGCGAGCGCGCCCCGGAGGTCGCCAAGGCCTACGTGCGCGAGCTGCGCGAGGTCATCCGTGCCCTGGGTGTCTCCGAGGCCCGCATGGAGATGGGCCAGATGCGCTGCGACGTGAACCTGTCGCTGATGCCCAAGGACGCCGACAAGTTCGGCACCCGCAGCGAGACCAAGAACGTGAACTCGCTGCGCTCCGTCGAGCGCGCCGCCCGGTTCGAGATCCAGCGGCACGCCGCGGTGCTCTCCTCCGGCGGCACCATCGTCCAGGAGACCCGCCACTTCCACGAGGACACCGGTTCCACCACCTCGGGCCGCATCAAGGAGGAGGCCGAGGACTACCGGTACTTCCCGGAGCCCGACCTGGTCCCGGTGGCCCCCTCCCGCGAGTGGGTGGAGCAGCTCCGGGCCGCCCTGCCCGAGCCCCCGCTGGCCCGCCGCACCCGCCTCCTGGCGGAGTGGGGCATCACGGCCACCGACATGCAGGCCATCCTCAACGCCGGTGCGCTGGACCTGATCGTCGCCACCATCGACGCCGGGTCCGACGCCACCTCCGCCCGCAAGTGGTGGATGGGCGAGCTGGCGCGCAGCGCCAACGAGTCCGGCAGCTCCCTGGACGAGCTGGCGATCACGCCGCAGCAGGTCGCCCGGGTCACCGAGCTGGTGACCTCCGGCGATCTGAACGACAAGCTCGCCCGCCAGGTCATCGAGGGCGTCCTCGCGGGCGAGGGCACCCCGGACGAGGTCGTCGACAAGCGCGGCCTCAAGGTCGTCTCCGACGAGGGCGCGCTGACCGCCGCCGTCGACGAGGCCATCGCCGGCAACCCGGGCGTCGCGGACAAGATCCGCGGCGGCAAGGTGGCGGCGGCCGGTGCGCTGGTCGGCGCGGTCATGAAGGCCACGCGCGGCCAGGCGGACGCGGCCCGCGTCAAGGAACTGATCCTGGAGAAGCTCGGCGTCAGCGAGGGCTGA
- a CDS encoding MMPL family transporter, whose translation MAALARWCVRYRLVTVLLWLLALGGVSVAAAVAGPAYSNDYEVPGTDSGRATQLLRQGFPGLGGDSDTVVWHTEDGTVRAADVEQTMTRALDRIEALPEVASVTSPYKGQSAQGGQGGQGGQSTDRISRDGRTAYATVTFTRPAQDITEAQAKAVVHTAKEAQGDGLQVELGGSAVGATQSSGGHLAEILGVAVAGVVLLLAFGSPAASLLPIATALVSVGTAHAAIGLLGHAMTVADFAPMLGMLIGLGVGIDYALFIVTRHRRGLKRGLGVTEAATNAVATTGRAVVFAGATVCIALLGMLILRLGFLNGVALAAASTVVLTVAASVTLLPALLSFIGPRALSRRERRRLAEHGPQPELPTGFAARWSAFVERRPKLLGALALAVVTVLALPTLFLHLGTSDQGNDPASSTTRRAYDLIADGFGPGVNGPLTLVTRVDGAADRLALDNLGTTLRATDGVAAVTPVTYNTGGTTATLSVVPDSAPQSQRTSDLVDRLRERVLPRAETGTSLDVHVGGVTAGYDDFAGVIVGRLPLFVGVVVGLGCVLLLLAFRSVGIPLKAAAMNVAAVAASFGVVVTIFQWGWGSEFLGLGRAGPIEPFLPVIMVSVLFGLSMDYQVFLVSRMYEEWLETGDNRRAVRVGLAETSRVINSAAVIMISVFLAFVLGGDRVIAMFGIALAAAVALDAFVLRTLLVPALMHLLGRANWWLPRRLDRVLPRISIEPPECRAAHERLGDVTPDMAGLANMAELVKEQQPDVRDIPG comes from the coding sequence GTGGCAGCCCTCGCGCGCTGGTGTGTCCGGTACCGCCTCGTCACCGTCCTGCTCTGGCTGCTGGCCCTCGGCGGGGTCTCGGTCGCCGCCGCCGTCGCCGGCCCGGCGTACTCCAACGACTACGAGGTCCCCGGCACCGACTCGGGCCGCGCCACCCAGCTGCTGCGCCAGGGCTTTCCCGGCCTCGGCGGGGACAGCGACACCGTCGTCTGGCACACCGAGGACGGCACCGTGCGCGCCGCCGACGTCGAGCAGACGATGACCCGGGCCCTGGACCGCATCGAGGCGCTGCCCGAGGTGGCCTCCGTGACCAGCCCGTACAAGGGCCAGAGTGCCCAGGGCGGCCAGGGCGGCCAGGGCGGCCAGAGCACGGACCGGATCAGCCGGGACGGCCGCACCGCCTACGCGACGGTGACCTTCACCCGCCCGGCCCAGGACATCACCGAGGCCCAGGCGAAAGCCGTCGTGCACACCGCCAAGGAGGCACAGGGCGACGGACTCCAGGTGGAGCTGGGCGGCAGTGCCGTCGGCGCCACCCAGTCCTCCGGCGGGCACCTGGCGGAGATCCTGGGCGTCGCCGTGGCCGGTGTGGTGCTGCTGCTCGCCTTCGGCTCGCCCGCCGCCTCCCTGCTGCCCATCGCCACCGCGCTGGTCAGCGTCGGCACCGCCCACGCCGCCATCGGGCTGCTCGGCCACGCCATGACGGTGGCCGACTTCGCGCCCATGCTCGGCATGCTCATCGGCCTCGGCGTCGGCATCGACTATGCGCTGTTCATCGTCACCCGCCACCGGCGCGGCCTCAAACGCGGACTCGGCGTCACCGAGGCCGCCACGAACGCCGTCGCCACCACCGGCCGGGCCGTTGTCTTCGCCGGCGCCACCGTCTGCATCGCGCTGCTGGGCATGCTGATCCTGCGGCTCGGCTTCCTCAACGGCGTCGCCCTCGCCGCCGCCTCCACCGTCGTCCTCACCGTCGCGGCCTCGGTGACCCTGCTGCCCGCCCTGCTGTCCTTCATCGGACCGCGCGCCCTCAGCCGCCGCGAGCGCCGCCGGCTCGCCGAGCACGGACCGCAGCCCGAACTGCCCACCGGGTTCGCCGCCCGCTGGTCGGCCTTCGTGGAGCGCCGGCCCAAGCTGCTGGGCGCCCTCGCCCTCGCCGTGGTCACCGTGCTCGCCCTGCCCACGCTCTTCCTGCACCTGGGCACCTCCGACCAGGGCAACGACCCGGCCTCCTCGACCACCCGGCGGGCCTACGACCTGATCGCCGACGGTTTCGGGCCCGGCGTCAACGGCCCGCTCACCCTGGTCACCCGCGTCGACGGCGCCGCCGACCGGCTCGCCCTGGACAACCTGGGCACCACCCTGCGCGCCACCGACGGCGTCGCCGCCGTCACCCCGGTGACCTACAACACCGGCGGCACCACCGCCACCCTGAGCGTCGTCCCCGACTCGGCGCCCCAGTCGCAGCGCACCAGCGACCTCGTCGACCGGCTGCGCGAACGGGTGCTGCCGCGCGCCGAGACCGGCACCTCGCTCGATGTGCACGTCGGCGGGGTGACCGCCGGATACGACGACTTCGCCGGGGTGATCGTCGGCCGGCTGCCGCTGTTCGTCGGCGTGGTCGTCGGCCTCGGCTGCGTCCTGCTGCTGCTCGCCTTCCGGTCGGTGGGCATCCCGCTCAAGGCCGCCGCCATGAACGTCGCCGCCGTCGCCGCCTCCTTCGGCGTCGTCGTCACGATCTTCCAGTGGGGCTGGGGCAGCGAGTTCCTCGGCCTCGGCCGGGCCGGGCCCATCGAGCCGTTCCTGCCCGTGATCATGGTCTCGGTGCTCTTCGGGCTCTCCATGGACTACCAGGTCTTCCTGGTCAGCCGGATGTACGAGGAGTGGCTGGAGACCGGTGACAACCGGCGCGCGGTCCGGGTCGGCCTGGCCGAGACCAGCCGGGTGATCAACTCCGCCGCGGTCATCATGATCTCCGTCTTCCTCGCCTTCGTGCTCGGCGGCGACCGGGTGATCGCCATGTTCGGCATCGCGCTCGCCGCCGCCGTGGCGCTGGACGCGTTCGTGCTGCGCACCCTGCTCGTGCCCGCGCTGATGCACCTCCTCGGACGCGCCAACTGGTGGCTGCCGCGCCGCCTGGACCGTGTCCTGCCCCGCATCAGCATCGAGCCGCCGGAGTGCCGGGCCGCCCATGAGAGGCTCGGCGACGTCACGCCGGACATGGCGGGCCTGGCGAACATGGCGGAACTCGTGAAGGAGCAGCAACCGGATGTACGCGATATCCCTGGGTGA
- a CDS encoding GNAT family N-acetyltransferase encodes MYAISLGDGAELRPLEPWHAEEFLAHLDRGREFITRHIPFGAHATDVDAARAVLRSYADKRAADTGFLHGLWLADRLVGGLLFRVFDAETGVCEIGCWLEPAGTGKGLVTRGARILIDWAFDERDMHRVEWHVSSANEPSVNVARRLGLTREGVLREHYPYRGVRQDTEIWAVLAPEWRAARARVDSGGDR; translated from the coding sequence ATGTACGCGATATCCCTGGGTGACGGCGCGGAACTGCGGCCCCTGGAGCCCTGGCACGCCGAGGAGTTCCTCGCGCACCTCGACCGCGGGCGGGAGTTCATCACCCGGCACATCCCGTTCGGCGCGCACGCCACCGATGTGGACGCCGCCCGCGCCGTCCTGCGGTCGTACGCGGACAAGCGCGCCGCCGACACCGGCTTCCTGCACGGGCTGTGGCTGGCGGACCGGCTGGTGGGCGGGCTGCTGTTCCGGGTCTTCGACGCGGAGACCGGCGTCTGCGAGATCGGCTGCTGGCTGGAGCCCGCCGGGACCGGCAAGGGCCTGGTCACCCGGGGCGCCCGCATTCTCATCGACTGGGCGTTCGACGAGCGGGACATGCACCGCGTGGAGTGGCACGTGTCCTCGGCCAACGAGCCCAGCGTCAACGTCGCCCGGCGCCTCGGTCTGACCCGCGAGGGCGTGCTCCGCGAGCACTACCCCTACCGGGGCGTACGCCAGGACACCGAGATCTGGGCGGTGCTCGCCCCCGAGTGGCGCGCGGCACGCGCGCGCGTGGACAGCGGCGGCGACCGTTAA